The Coffea eugenioides isolate CCC68of chromosome 8, Ceug_1.0, whole genome shotgun sequence genome has a segment encoding these proteins:
- the LOC113779127 gene encoding carboxylesterase 1-like — protein sequence MSDQVQQPVDPNENPYGYLGIAKNPDGSITRLFQPPSTPASSDPSNPFHLSKDLDINQSKGTWARIFVPRKAFDDDDSSPKQKLPLIIYFHAGGFVACSVNTAMFDALYTPIVTEIPAVVVSVEYRLGPEHRLPAAYEDCFEALHWIIKNSNDEWLEKHADFSKAFLMGSSAGGNIVYHVGLQVAACVDDLLPLQIKGLIMHQPFFGGIERTESELRLANDRFVPLSLTDLMWDLSLPIGVDRDHEYCNPMAKIKPDQFDQVKSLGWKILVTGFDGDLMIDRQIELWKKLEEKGVSVTGKFDEGGAHAYELGDPTKAKELAIVIKDLVESTTTS from the coding sequence ATGTCAGATCAAGTTCAGCAGCCAGTTGATCCTAATGAAAACCCCTATGGCTACCTGGGAATCGCAAAAAATCCCGATGGCTCAATCACACGCCTGTTTCAACCACCGAGCACACCTGCCTCGTCCGATCCCAGCAACCCTTTTCATCTTTCAAAGGACTTGGACATAAACCAATCGAAGGGCACCTGGGCTCGAATATTCGTTCCTCGGAAAGCatttgatgatgatgattccTCCCCTAAACAAAAATTGCCCCTCATTATTTATTTTCATGCTGGAGGTTTCGTCGCGTGTAGCGTAAATACAGCCATGTTTGATGCTTTGTACACTCCAATTGTTACTGAAATTCCGGCTGTAGTTGTCTCCGTCGAGTACCGTCTTGGTCCGGAGCACCGACTTCCTGCAGCTTATGAAGATTGCTTCGAAGCCTTGCATTGGATCATCAAAAACTCCAACGACGAATGGTTGGAAAAACATGCTGACTTTTCTAAGGCTTTCTTGATGGGCAGTAGTGCTGGTGGTAACATTGTTTATCATGTTGGCCTCCAAGTAGCTGCATGTGTTGACGATCTCCTGCCTCTGCAGATCAAAGGGTTGATAATGCATCAACCATTCTTTGGTGGGATCGAGAGGACTGAGTCAGAGTTGAGGCTCGCCAACGACAGGTTTGTACCGCTGTCGTTAACTGATCTGATGTGGGATCTGAGCTTGCCAATCGGCGTTGACCGCGATCATGAGTATTGCAATCCAATGGCGAAGATTAAGCCAGACCAATTTGATCAGGTCAAATCTCTGGGGTGGAAGATTTTGGTCACTGGCTTTGATGGTGATCTGATGATAGATCGGCAGATTGAGCTTTGGAAGAAATTAGAAGAGAAAGGTGTATCGGTGACAGGCAAGTTTGATGAGGGAGGAGCTCATGCGTATGAGCTTGGAGATCCCACAAAGGCTAAAGAACTAGCCATTGTTATTAAAGACCTTGTTGAATCTACCACCACTTCTTGA